Part of the Alphaproteobacteria bacterium genome is shown below.
GCAGGTGGTCGGCGATCGCGTGTTCTTCGACCTCGACAGCTCGCAGCTTCGCCCCGATGGCCGCGACACGCTGAACAAGCAGGCCGGCTGGCTGAGGCAGTACACCAACTACGCCATTACCGTGGAAGGCCACGCCGACGAGCGCGGCACGCGCGAATACAACCTGGCGCTGGGCGCCCGCCGTGCCCAGACGGTGCAAAGCTACCTCGCCGCCCAGGGCGTGCCGCCCACGCGCATGAAGACCATCAGCTACGGCAAGGAGCGGCCCGAGGTGGTCGGCTCCGACGAAGGCGCGTGGTCGCGCAACCGCCGCGGCGTCACCGCCCTGCAGTAGCCGACAAACGGCGGGCACGTATCACGCCGGCTGGCTCGCGCCAGCCGGCGTTGTTCGTCCTGGGACCGCGCCGCTCCAGCGACGCGGCCCGAACGGCAGGGCCACGAGATGGGCAGCCCCGCGCCACGCTTTCGGCGCAGTTGCCTGCGAGCGTCCTGACATGGATAGTTCGGGCATCGATACGGCGCGCCGATCCCCCGGGCGCGGCCTCTCGCGACGGAGCGATCGGATGTCGAGGTGGCTTGCGGCAGGCGTGCTCGCCCTGCCGCTGATGGTCGGCGTCGCCGGCCCGGCCGCGGCACAGGGCAGCCGTGGCCAGTATTACGACGACCGGCTCAACGAGATGGAGCGCACGATCACCCAGCAGACCGGGCAGATCGAGCGGCTGCAGCACCAGATCCAGCAGCTCAACCAGGCGATCGAGAAGATGCAGGCCGACTACGATTTCCGCCTGCAGCAGGTCGAGAGTGGCAAGGGCGGCGCCCGCCCCCCCGCCGCACGCCCGGCGGCAAGCCAGCCGCCGGGCGCTGAGCCCGGCGCTCCCCGCAACCTGGCGCCTCCCGGCCCGCAGGCCGGCGCGGCGCCGCCGGCGGGCGTGCCGCTCAAGCCACCGGCGATGGGCGGCCCGGAAACCGCCTACAACGAGGCGCTCGACCTGATGGGACGCAACGACTATGCCGGCGCCGAGCGCGCGCTGCGCGGCTTCATCCAGCGCTATCCCCAGCACGCCCTGATCGGCAACGCGCACTACTGGCTGGGCGAGACCTACTACGCGCGCAGGGACTTCAACGGCGCGGCCTCGGCCTTCGCCGTCTCCTACAAGTCCTACCCGCGCAGCCCCAAGGCGCCCGACAGCCTGCTGAAGCTCGGCATGTCGCTGCAGGCCCAGGGCAAGCCCCAGCAGGCCTGCACGGTCTACGCCCAGCTCGGCCAGCTCTTCCCCAACTCGGCCGAGATCATCAAGCGCCGCGTCGCCGCCGAACGTCAGCGCAGCCAGTGCGGGTGATCTGAGTCTTGCCTTCCCCCGCAGGGGGGAAGGCAACGCTAGCCTTGGCGCCGGAGCATCCGTCCCGCATGATGCGGCGATGGCCGGGGGAAAGACCAGGATCGACGACGACGAGCCGCCTGTCGGCGCGGTCGAGTTCGCCGCGCTGATGCGGCCGTTCGAGCCGTTCGAGGGCCGCCCGCGCCTGGCCGTGGCGGTCTCGGGCGGGCGCGACTCGCTGGCGCTGGCGCTGCTCGCGCGCGAATGGGTGCGCCAGCGCGGCGGCGAGCTGGTGGCGCTGGTCGTCGACCATGCGTTGCGTCACGAAAGCGCCGCGGAAGCCGAGCAGGTGCGCCTGACCCTGACGTCGTGCGGCATCGAGGCCCATGTCTTCCGGCTGCGCTGGCAGCGCCGGCCGAGCTCCGGCCTGCAGGAGGCGGCGCGCGCGCGGCGCTATCGCATCCTGCGCGACTGGTGCGGCGAGCAGGGCGTGCTGCACCTGCTGCTGGCGCAC
Proteins encoded:
- the pal gene encoding peptidoglycan-associated lipoprotein Pal; amino-acid sequence: MRLKMFGALGVILLAAACSSADQPDTTATGRAAPGSVAEFQQVVGDRVFFDLDSSQLRPDGRDTLNKQAGWLRQYTNYAITVEGHADERGTREYNLALGARRAQTVQSYLAAQGVPPTRMKTISYGKERPEVVGSDEGAWSRNRRGVTALQ
- the ybgF gene encoding tol-pal system protein YbgF, whose amino-acid sequence is MSRWLAAGVLALPLMVGVAGPAAAQGSRGQYYDDRLNEMERTITQQTGQIERLQHQIQQLNQAIEKMQADYDFRLQQVESGKGGARPPAARPAASQPPGAEPGAPRNLAPPGPQAGAAPPAGVPLKPPAMGGPETAYNEALDLMGRNDYAGAERALRGFIQRYPQHALIGNAHYWLGETYYARRDFNGAASAFAVSYKSYPRSPKAPDSLLKLGMSLQAQGKPQQACTVYAQLGQLFPNSAEIIKRRVAAERQRSQCG